The Candidatus Hydrogenedens sp. genomic sequence CTGATGAATCAAAAATAACAGATAATTGGAAGGATATACCATCATACTCTGATAAACAAAATTTTTCAACTGAAAATTCTGAAAATCTATTAAAAAGAGTAGTAGAATTAACAACAAAAGAAAATAATATAGTTATTGATTTCTTCCTCGGCTCTGGCACTACAATCGCAGTAGCCCATAAACTCGGCAGAAAATGGATTGGCGTAGAAATGGGAGAGCATTTTTACACGGTAGTTTTGCCAAGAATGAAAAAGGTTTTGGCTTATGATAAATCAGGAATAAGCAAAGAGTTGAAAACTCCCCGTCAGACTTCGTCTGACACCCCTCTGCAAGAGGGGATTTATCAAGGTGGCGGCTTTTTCAAATACTACGAACTTGAACAATACGAAGAAACACTTGCCAATACAGTTTACGAAAATCACGATATGTATATTGCAGGCAACAAATCAGTTTATGAACAATATGCATTTTTAAAAGACGAGAAGATGCTGAAAGCATTAGAGATTGACTATGAAAATAATAAAGTAAAAGTAGATTTGAGTAAACTTTACGCTAACATAGACATTGCCGAAACGCTTTCTAACCTAACAGGCAAATGGATTAAAAAGATAAAGCCGGATGAAGTAGAGTTTGAAGATGGAACTGTAGTAAATACAAAAGATTTGGATTATAAATTAATAAAACCTTTAATTTGGTGGGAGTAGTATGAAAATTGAAAATTATAAAATATTACTAAACTTTATTTCTTTAACTAAACAAGATTTCGAATTTATTATTTATAGAAAAGAAAATAAAGGAGAAAAGAAAGAAGATATTGGTAGTAATACTTATTCTAATACACTACCTATAAAAATTGATATTCTTGAAGAAAGAACAAAATATTGGATATCCTTTATACAAAGAGATGATTTTGAAAAATTTGTTTGCAAGCCTGAATATAATATTAAAGTCACAGAACACTACTTATATTATTGTTTAAAGACTCAAGTACAAAAAAAATTATCATCTGATGAATACATAATACCAAATAATAAATTTAGGAAAGAAATCTTTCTTATATTGAATAAACATCCTGAAGGTAAAGAATGTTTGCTTTTGTCGCCTTATTATCTCAAATCAGAGAAAAGATTTGGATTTCTTATTGACTTTAAATTTATAAAAGAAAGTAATTATGAATTTAATAGAAAAATTCAACAGTTAAGCTTAAGTTTAGATAAGGATTTCAAAAGCAATTCAAATTTCTACATTGATAAATACAATAAAATAGAAGAATTTAAAACTAAATTATATTCAAAAATTTTCCCTTTACAATTTGAAGATAATAATTTTGAATTAGAGGGAAAATTAATAAGTGTAACTGCAGCTACTCTTAAAACTAAAACATATATTGTAGGAAATTCTAATGAGAGCAATTCGCAATTCATGGGTATCAAAAATTATGGACCATATAAATCATTAGAAAAACCAATAACGTTATTGTTCTTTTTTAGAAATGAACATAAACTGCTGGCTTCTGATTTAGCAAAAGCATTAAGGGGAGAGATGTTTAATACTTTTGATGGTATTGTTAGTTTTTTTAAAATTCCTAGTATAAAAATTAAAGGTATTGAAGTGAAGGATAATGATTTTACTAAGTCGATTAAAATCGAGATTGAAAATAAAACTAATGAAAATCTTATACCTATTATAATTTTATCTAAGAATGAGAATGAATTATATTATAAAATTAAATATGAGATTTTAAAAAACCACAAAATGGCAGTTCAATTTGTATCTTTAGAATTATTGAAAAATAAAGAATCATTAAAGTGGAGCGTATCGAATATTGGACTTCAGATTTTTTCTAAACTTGGTGGAATAC encodes the following:
- a CDS encoding Piwi domain-containing protein codes for the protein MKIENYKILLNFISLTKQDFEFIIYRKENKGEKKEDIGSNTYSNTLPIKIDILEERTKYWISFIQRDDFEKFVCKPEYNIKVTEHYLYYCLKTQVQKKLSSDEYIIPNNKFRKEIFLILNKHPEGKECLLLSPYYLKSEKRFGFLIDFKFIKESNYEFNRKIQQLSLSLDKDFKSNSNFYIDKYNKIEEFKTKLYSKIFPLQFEDNNFELEGKLISVTAATLKTKTYIVGNSNESNSQFMGIKNYGPYKSLEKPITLLFFFRNEHKLLASDLAKALRGEMFNTFDGIVSFFKIPSIKIKGIEVKDNDFTKSIKIEIENKTNENLIPIIILSKNENELYYKIKYEILKNHKMAVQFVSLELLKNKESLKWSVSNIGLQIFSKLGGIPWLVKPEKNRTLIIGIGQSHELSQTNNNQFKITKYFAYSVLTDSSGLFKEIKSVGKYSEQQSYLKKLSEFISEIINNHINDYDNFVIHCPFKIKKYELDKIKETLSKLHSNNKRFVLLKINDNNIYFGFNLFVNSLVPYESTFLQLSENEFLIWFEGLQYHNPLINKRISGPTHIEFYYTNKKLTLEDQKLFLQEVLNLSGANWRGFNSKSTPISIHYTRLVSKFIKCFSKYEEIDIENINPWFL